A portion of the Bacillus thuringiensis genome contains these proteins:
- the crcB gene encoding fluoride efflux transporter CrcB, giving the protein MIYIIVGIAGILGALSRYYLGLNITTFWHHSFPLATLVINLIGCFFLAWLTTYIARLNILPSEVITGIGTGFIGSFTTFSTFSVETVQLINHSEWSIAFLYVSCSILGGLIMSGLGYTLGDFLIKKSLTEGDYS; this is encoded by the coding sequence TTGATTTATATTATCGTCGGCATTGCCGGTATATTAGGAGCTCTTTCTCGTTATTATTTAGGTCTTAATATCACCACATTTTGGCATCATTCATTTCCATTAGCAACATTAGTCATTAACTTAATCGGTTGCTTCTTCTTAGCGTGGCTAACTACTTATATCGCTCGACTAAACATCTTACCTTCAGAGGTTATCACAGGCATCGGGACTGGATTCATCGGTTCCTTTACGACTTTTTCAACATTTAGTGTAGAAACTGTGCAATTGATCAATCATTCTGAGTGGAGCATAGCCTTCTTATATGTATCATGTAGCATACTTGGTGGCCTCATTATGTCTGGCCTTGGCTATACACTTGGAGATTTCTTAATTAAGAAATCTCTTACGGAAGGTGATTACTCATGA
- the crcB gene encoding fluoride efflux transporter CrcB codes for MIEALLVATGGFFGAITRFAISNWFKKRNKTQFPIATFLINITGAFLLGYIIGNGVTTGWQLLLGTGFMGAFTTFSTFKLEAVQLLDLKKLYIFLLYLSATYIIGILFAFLGMKLGGI; via the coding sequence ATGATAGAAGCCTTATTAGTCGCAACAGGAGGATTTTTCGGTGCGATTACACGATTTGCAATTAGCAATTGGTTTAAGAAAAGAAATAAAACACAATTTCCAATTGCTACATTCCTTATTAATATAACAGGGGCATTTTTACTCGGATATATAATTGGCAACGGAGTTACTACAGGCTGGCAACTATTATTAGGTACTGGATTTATGGGCGCATTCACGACATTTTCTACGTTTAAATTAGAAGCTGTTCAGCTTCTCGATCTTAAAAAACTGTACATCTTCCTTTTATATTTAAGTGCTACTTACATAATTGGTATCCTCTTCGCATTCCTTGGGATGAAGCTGGGTGGAATATAA
- a CDS encoding DUF3947 family protein: MMNYHFYNGRQVGSAITWAGAQGTIHAVYQAIHMQQQVQAAQMMQSQYMPYSQLPMQIVHYDVHPAGLFSIPYGGTYFL; encoded by the coding sequence ATGATGAACTATCATTTTTATAATGGAAGACAAGTAGGGTCGGCTATTACTTGGGCAGGAGCACAGGGAACAATTCATGCTGTGTATCAGGCTATTCACATGCAGCAGCAAGTACAAGCTGCACAAATGATGCAAAGTCAGTATATGCCGTATTCACAACTTCCGATGCAAATTGTACATTACGATGTACATCCAGCTGGTTTATTTTCCATTCCATATGGCGGGACATATTTCTTATGA
- a CDS encoding DUF3955 domain-containing protein has protein sequence MSRGECEMKNKYVVAISLMILAIISLTIHASNSKVGADGFLEEPFFFLVPISYVLFLSGIGVLLFGFITSKLKKSNR, from the coding sequence ATGAGTAGAGGAGAATGTGAAATGAAAAATAAATACGTAGTAGCTATTTCTTTAATGATTTTAGCGATTATTTCTTTAACTATACATGCTTCAAACAGTAAAGTAGGAGCGGATGGATTCCTTGAAGAACCTTTCTTTTTCCTAGTACCGATAAGTTATGTATTGTTCCTTAGTGGTATTGGTGTATTATTATTTGGATTTATTACTTCAAAACTGAAAAAGAGCAATAGATAG
- a CDS encoding MFS transporter — protein sequence MSENNWKTKIILFLTAQTISLFGSSLVQYAIIWYITLTTSSGVMLTISTVCGFLPQIAISLFAGVWIDRYDRKKMIMLSDGIIAIATLVLAILFLTGYKSIWLLFIVLLIRSAGTGVQTPAVNALIPQIVPKEYLMKVNGINSSITSLIMFLSPAASATILSIASIETTLFIDVITAMIGISIMFIIQVEGHVNVESKQKSNLQGIKEGFSYLKENVFIKRLIVLLIIVMILISPAAFLTPLMVTRSFGAEMWRLTASEMTFSAGAAAGGVLIAAWGGFRNRMYTTALACALYGLLMIGLGIAPIFIMYLVFNFLIGITMPCFNTPVTVLLQEKVEPSMHGRMFSLVQIANSCALPLGMIIFGPLSDMFSVEILLIYAGIFVLFCAMYIVLSRRFEV from the coding sequence ATGAGTGAAAACAATTGGAAAACGAAAATTATATTATTTTTGACCGCTCAAACTATTTCGTTGTTCGGTTCCTCTCTCGTGCAATACGCGATTATATGGTATATCACCCTTACAACATCATCAGGAGTGATGTTGACTATTTCAACTGTTTGCGGTTTCCTACCACAAATTGCGATATCTTTGTTTGCAGGTGTTTGGATTGATCGTTATGACCGTAAAAAGATGATTATGTTATCGGATGGGATTATAGCGATTGCGACGTTAGTTTTAGCAATTTTATTTTTAACAGGATATAAAAGTATTTGGTTACTTTTTATTGTGTTACTCATTCGTTCAGCTGGAACAGGAGTACAAACGCCAGCTGTAAATGCATTAATTCCGCAAATTGTTCCGAAAGAGTATCTTATGAAAGTAAATGGAATAAATAGCAGTATTACATCTTTAATTATGTTTCTTTCTCCAGCAGCAAGTGCGACGATTCTTTCTATTGCCAGCATTGAAACAACACTTTTTATTGATGTTATTACGGCTATGATTGGAATTAGTATTATGTTTATCATTCAGGTGGAAGGACATGTGAATGTAGAGAGTAAGCAAAAATCTAATTTACAAGGAATTAAAGAAGGGTTCTCTTATTTAAAAGAAAATGTATTTATTAAAAGGCTAATCGTTTTATTAATTATCGTCATGATTTTAATAAGTCCAGCTGCTTTTTTAACACCTTTAATGGTAACTCGTTCTTTCGGGGCCGAAATGTGGAGACTTACTGCTAGTGAGATGACCTTTAGTGCGGGTGCGGCAGCTGGTGGTGTATTGATTGCGGCGTGGGGTGGCTTTCGTAATCGTATGTATACAACAGCGCTAGCTTGTGCATTATATGGACTGCTTATGATTGGACTCGGAATAGCACCGATATTTATTATGTATTTAGTATTTAATTTTTTAATTGGTATAACAATGCCGTGCTTCAATACACCAGTTACTGTGTTATTGCAGGAGAAAGTAGAACCATCGATGCACGGACGGATGTTCAGCCTTGTACAAATTGCGAATTCATGCGCGCTTCCTTTAGGAATGATAATATTTGGTCCATTGTCGGATATGTTTAGTGTAGAGATTTTGTTAATTTATGCTGGGATATTCGTGCTATTTTGCGCAATGTACATTGTATTAAGCAGGAGATTTGAAGTGTAA
- a CDS encoding ABC-F family ATP-binding cassette domain-containing protein, whose product MSLLKVESLSHSFIDKVLYENASFDLHKGEHMGIVGQNGAGKSTLMKILVGEIISDKGDIKWQPNIQIGHLDQYADIDEGYTISQYLKRAFYDLYEMEKRMNKLYEESAMTGDENQLLKAAEMQEQLEARDFYSVDSITNKVAAGLGIDAIGMDRVIGELSGGQRAKVILAKLLLEEPNILLLDEPTNFLDKEHVEWLANYLMKFEGAFIVVSHDFDFLEKVTSCICDVEFGTVKKYYGKYSDFVRQKEHLRKDYIRQYYAQQKKIEKTEEYIRRNIAGVNSKIAQGRRKQLERMERIAPPSFTHKPSIHFQGLPISVQTVFEVNNLEVGYDFALLPKLNFSVMGGQKLVITGFNGVGKSTLLKTIVGNIASISGEFHFSEQLKIGYYEQDLNWSNDSLTPLQIISGQFPKLNMKEIRHHLAACGVKDTHVSQEIRTLSGGEQSKVKLCGLLLSPCNFLILDEPTNHLDAEAKEALQKALIQFKGSIILVSHEASFYLDWADSIFDIETGLVKGV is encoded by the coding sequence ATGAGTTTACTTAAAGTTGAAAGTTTATCACATAGTTTTATAGATAAAGTATTATACGAGAATGCTTCTTTTGATTTGCATAAAGGGGAGCATATGGGGATTGTTGGACAGAATGGTGCAGGAAAAAGCACATTAATGAAAATATTGGTGGGGGAAATTATTTCTGATAAGGGAGACATAAAGTGGCAACCTAATATTCAAATTGGGCATCTTGATCAATACGCTGACATTGATGAGGGTTATACCATTTCACAATATTTAAAGAGAGCTTTTTATGATTTGTATGAAATGGAAAAGAGAATGAACAAGTTATATGAAGAAAGTGCAATGACTGGAGATGAGAATCAACTACTAAAAGCGGCTGAAATGCAAGAGCAGCTTGAGGCTCGTGATTTTTATTCAGTAGACAGTATTACGAATAAGGTGGCAGCCGGTTTAGGTATTGATGCAATTGGGATGGATCGTGTTATTGGTGAATTAAGCGGAGGGCAGCGTGCAAAGGTAATTTTAGCGAAGCTCTTATTAGAAGAGCCTAATATTTTATTACTAGATGAACCGACGAATTTTCTTGATAAGGAGCATGTGGAGTGGCTTGCTAACTATTTAATGAAGTTCGAAGGAGCGTTTATTGTAGTGTCACATGATTTTGATTTTCTGGAAAAAGTAACTTCTTGCATATGTGATGTAGAGTTCGGAACAGTTAAGAAGTATTACGGTAAATACTCAGATTTTGTAAGGCAGAAGGAGCATTTGCGAAAAGATTACATTCGCCAATATTATGCACAGCAAAAGAAAATTGAAAAAACGGAAGAGTATATCCGTAGAAATATTGCTGGGGTGAATTCAAAAATAGCGCAAGGTCGTCGAAAACAATTGGAGCGTATGGAAAGAATTGCGCCACCAAGTTTTACTCATAAACCGTCTATTCATTTTCAGGGACTTCCCATTTCAGTTCAGACAGTTTTTGAAGTAAATAACCTTGAAGTTGGTTACGACTTCGCTCTCTTACCAAAGTTGAATTTTTCAGTAATGGGTGGGCAAAAACTTGTTATTACAGGTTTCAATGGAGTAGGGAAATCTACTTTATTAAAAACAATCGTTGGAAATATTGCTAGTATTTCTGGAGAGTTTCACTTTTCAGAGCAACTAAAGATTGGATATTATGAGCAAGATTTAAATTGGAGCAATGATTCTTTAACGCCGCTTCAAATTATTTCAGGGCAGTTTCCTAAACTGAATATGAAGGAAATACGCCATCATTTAGCTGCGTGTGGTGTGAAGGATACGCACGTCTCGCAAGAAATTCGTACGTTAAGTGGTGGTGAACAATCGAAGGTGAAACTGTGCGGATTATTACTATCACCTTGTAACTTCTTAATTTTAGATGAGCCGACAAATCATTTAGATGCAGAAGCGAAGGAAGCTTTGCAAAAGGCGCTAATTCAGTTTAAGGGCAGCATTATACTCGTATCTCACGAAGCGAGTTTTTATCTTGATTGGGCAGATAGCATCTTTGATATAGAGACAGGATTAGTTAAGGGGGTGTGA